A genome region from Colwellia sp. Arc7-D includes the following:
- a CDS encoding GNAT family N-acetyltransferase, translated as MKIEILNNISDIAEQDWQRLNTESSVFSNYQLFQCLEDSGSVSDTQGWQPHHLQLRNNDESEINAILPMYIKSHSWGEYVFDWAWADAYQQHNIPYYPKLVATTPFTPVTSNKLLSSEVVLADIFNVLTHHCQHQQLNSWHLLYCSPTQHQAKDVYQRNTVQFHWLNHNYRDFDDFLSRFTARKRKNTRKERLSIIQQHIEVRRIIGKDISKEELDFFYLTYQLTYLKRGHTPHLSFEFFRSAIEKLPEHILLIIANCNGEDVACAWFFFDDNNLYGRYWGCTKSFNNLHFELCYYQGIEFCIEHKLSLFHPGTQGEHKIQRGFEPKLTTSYHWIKHAGFRPAIKAFCLQEQQQMRTYQAQCQQLLPFNSNDENR; from the coding sequence TTGAAAATTGAAATTTTAAATAATATTTCAGACATTGCTGAACAAGACTGGCAGCGACTAAATACTGAGTCGTCGGTATTTTCAAATTATCAATTGTTTCAATGTTTAGAAGACAGTGGCTCAGTGTCTGATACCCAAGGTTGGCAACCTCATCATTTACAGTTACGTAATAACGATGAGAGTGAAATTAACGCTATATTACCGATGTACATTAAATCTCATTCATGGGGAGAGTATGTTTTTGACTGGGCTTGGGCCGATGCATACCAGCAACATAATATTCCCTACTATCCAAAACTAGTGGCTACTACCCCTTTTACTCCAGTAACCAGCAATAAGTTGTTATCCAGTGAGGTTGTACTTGCTGACATTTTTAACGTGTTAACTCATCATTGCCAACATCAACAATTAAATAGCTGGCACTTATTGTATTGCTCACCAACGCAGCACCAAGCTAAAGATGTTTATCAACGAAACACCGTTCAATTTCATTGGCTTAATCATAACTACCGAGATTTTGACGATTTTTTATCACGTTTTACGGCAAGAAAAAGAAAAAACACCCGCAAAGAGCGCCTTTCAATAATACAACAACACATTGAAGTAAGGCGCATAATTGGCAAAGACATTAGTAAAGAAGAGTTAGACTTTTTCTATTTAACGTATCAACTAACTTATCTAAAGCGCGGACACACACCACATTTATCGTTTGAGTTTTTTCGATCGGCAATAGAAAAATTACCTGAACATATTTTACTGATTATCGCTAATTGTAATGGTGAAGACGTTGCCTGTGCTTGGTTCTTTTTTGACGACAACAACTTATATGGTCGCTACTGGGGTTGCACTAAATCCTTTAATAATTTGCACTTTGAATTATGCTATTACCAAGGTATCGAGTTTTGTATTGAGCATAAATTAAGCTTGTTCCACCCGGGTACGCAAGGCGAGCATAAAATACAACGTGGTTTTGAACCAAAACTAACCACGTCATACCATTGGATTAAACATGCGGGTTTTAGACCAGCAATTAAAGCTTTTTGTTTACAAGAACAACAGCAAATGCGGACTTATCAAGCACAGTGCCAACAGCTATTACCGTTTAATTCGAACGATGAAAATCGTTAA
- a CDS encoding mechanosensitive ion channel domain-containing protein — translation MDTENITDKTYNGLIAIWHKIVTFMPDLIVALLFLLVGWVIANIIKGLLNKSLIKIGFNTFLDKLGLEALLKKMDLKVQGSQVVASLISFFIFLIFLLAALDIVGLDMLSGLIDTLVLFLPKLLAALAVLLCGFFAAQIVYNAVKIASKNTGVDYGRSVAEVCRGIIIIITVSLSITQLDVDVWLLNSIISVIIASVGLAAAISLGIGTKSMAQEIVAGVYLRDMYQTGDNIEVQEVKGALVSIGSVATKVIGENETIITIPNTFLLANKVTKQ, via the coding sequence ATGGACACTGAAAACATTACCGATAAAACTTATAATGGGCTTATCGCCATATGGCATAAAATTGTTACCTTTATGCCGGACTTAATTGTAGCACTTTTATTTTTGCTGGTTGGTTGGGTTATTGCAAACATAATTAAAGGCTTGCTGAATAAGTCATTAATCAAAATTGGTTTTAATACCTTTTTAGACAAACTCGGTTTAGAAGCTTTGCTAAAAAAAATGGATTTAAAAGTTCAAGGTAGCCAAGTTGTAGCCAGTCTTATTTCTTTCTTTATTTTTCTAATATTTTTATTAGCTGCGTTAGATATAGTCGGCCTTGATATGTTGTCGGGCTTAATTGATACACTTGTATTGTTTTTACCCAAGCTACTCGCGGCATTAGCCGTTTTACTTTGTGGTTTTTTTGCCGCGCAAATTGTTTATAACGCGGTGAAAATCGCCTCAAAAAATACGGGTGTTGACTATGGTCGTTCTGTGGCGGAGGTTTGTCGTGGAATAATTATCATCATAACGGTATCACTTTCTATCACACAACTTGATGTAGATGTATGGCTATTAAATAGTATTATTTCAGTAATAATTGCCAGTGTTGGTTTAGCTGCTGCCATTTCTTTAGGTATAGGTACAAAGTCTATGGCACAAGAGATTGTTGCGGGCGTTTATCTTAGGGATATGTATCAAACAGGCGATAATATTGAAGTACAGGAAGTAAAAGGCGCACTTGTTTCTATTGGCAGTGTTGCTACTAAGGTTATAGGGGAAAACGAAACGATCATTACCATACCTAATACTTTTTTATTAGCGAACAAAGTTACTAAGCAATAG
- a CDS encoding DUF692 domain-containing protein produces the protein MTGERSLSLSNVPVPEHFLGFGLGLRTEHFQDVLNDKINIDWFEVVSENFMVDGGKPKHYLHSIRELYPMVMHGVSLSIGSTDPLNFDYLRKLKVLTNELQPEWISDHLCWTGAHEKNSHDLLPLPYNDEALNHVCQRVEQVQEFLGRPILLENVSSYLTYKNSEMTEWQFFNEVARRSGCEILLDINNIYVSARNHDFNPQDYLNGISKDKVKQFHLAGHSDYGDYVIDTHDHPVADPVWQLYEKALQRFGWISTMIERDDNIPPLAELLAEVETARNIATKTLGSLR, from the coding sequence ATGACAGGAGAGCGCTCGCTCTCCTTGTCTAATGTCCCCGTGCCAGAACATTTTCTTGGCTTTGGTCTTGGCCTAAGAACCGAGCACTTTCAAGATGTTCTTAATGATAAAATTAATATTGATTGGTTTGAAGTTGTCTCAGAAAATTTTATGGTAGATGGCGGTAAACCTAAGCATTATCTGCACAGTATTCGTGAACTTTACCCTATGGTGATGCACGGTGTGTCTTTATCTATAGGCTCAACCGATCCGCTAAACTTTGACTATTTACGTAAGTTAAAAGTACTGACTAATGAATTACAGCCTGAATGGATTTCAGATCATTTATGTTGGACAGGGGCGCACGAAAAAAACAGTCATGATTTATTACCTTTGCCATACAATGATGAAGCATTAAACCATGTTTGTCAGCGGGTTGAGCAAGTACAAGAATTTCTTGGACGGCCGATACTGCTGGAAAATGTTTCAAGTTATTTAACCTATAAAAATTCAGAAATGACCGAGTGGCAATTCTTTAATGAAGTAGCGCGTCGCTCTGGGTGCGAAATATTACTCGATATTAATAATATTTATGTCAGTGCTCGTAATCATGATTTTAATCCACAAGATTATCTAAATGGTATTTCAAAAGATAAAGTTAAACAGTTTCATTTAGCCGGTCACAGTGATTATGGCGACTATGTTATTGACACACATGATCACCCTGTGGCCGATCCTGTCTGGCAGCTCTACGAAAAAGCACTACAACGTTTCGGTTGGATAAGTACCATGATCGAACGAGATGATAATATTCCACCGCTAGCGGAATTATTAGCAGAAGTGGAAACTGCGCGCAATATTGCCACGAAAACGTTAGGCTCGTTAAGATAA
- a CDS encoding DoxX family protein, whose amino-acid sequence MVKTILEKGYSILNATKKMDFIAPLLMRLYLVPIFWMAGTHKIDGFDNIVQWFGNDDWGLGLPFPFILAILAIGAEVIGAIALLLGLGVRLMAVPMMFTMIIAMTSVHGQYGWQAIADANAPFANERVEATVEKKEMIISILQEHGNYEWLTSSGNITILNNGIEFAATYFIMLLALFFIGGGRYVSLDYWFKRKVLPNA is encoded by the coding sequence ATGGTGAAAACAATATTGGAAAAAGGTTACAGCATTTTAAATGCGACTAAAAAAATGGACTTCATTGCGCCTCTTTTAATGCGTTTATATTTAGTGCCTATTTTTTGGATGGCGGGTACGCATAAAATAGATGGTTTTGACAATATTGTGCAATGGTTTGGTAATGATGATTGGGGATTAGGTTTACCATTTCCATTTATTCTTGCGATATTAGCTATAGGCGCTGAAGTTATCGGTGCTATTGCTTTGTTGCTAGGTTTAGGCGTGCGCTTAATGGCTGTTCCTATGATGTTTACCATGATCATAGCCATGACATCTGTACACGGACAATATGGTTGGCAAGCGATCGCAGATGCTAATGCGCCGTTTGCTAACGAACGAGTAGAGGCAACAGTTGAAAAGAAAGAGATGATAATTTCTATCTTGCAAGAACACGGTAACTACGAGTGGCTTACCAGCAGCGGAAATATCACCATTTTAAATAACGGTATTGAGTTTGCTGCAACATATTTCATTATGCTATTAGCACTATTTTTTATCGGTGGTGGCCGTTATGTCAGTCTTGATTACTGGTTCAAACGAAAAGTATTACCTAACGCATAA
- a CDS encoding SOS response-associated peptidase, with amino-acid sequence MCGRLNIINHSLCKIVSDTVGFNFYSDSNDNLCPSETIATIVESNQHLSQVNMRWGIQPSWSKRLLINAQSETVATKPTFSQAFAANRCLIPISGWYEWRKEGAKKQKYYFSHGQALPLYMAGISYYGNNTQPQVVTLTTKPNPLCEQFHHRMPVLVLPEHINAWLAPENSQANLSSLMSAISDENLCVTTS; translated from the coding sequence ATGTGTGGCAGACTTAATATTATTAACCATTCATTATGTAAAATTGTCAGTGACACTGTAGGGTTTAACTTTTACAGCGACAGTAATGATAATTTGTGTCCAAGTGAGACAATAGCCACCATTGTTGAGTCGAACCAACACTTGAGCCAAGTAAATATGCGTTGGGGTATTCAGCCTTCATGGTCAAAGCGTTTATTAATAAATGCTCAAAGTGAAACGGTAGCCACTAAGCCAACATTTAGTCAGGCTTTTGCTGCAAATCGTTGTTTAATCCCTATTAGTGGTTGGTACGAATGGCGAAAAGAGGGCGCTAAAAAGCAAAAATATTATTTTAGTCATGGGCAAGCGTTACCCTTATATATGGCAGGTATAAGTTATTATGGCAATAACACACAACCTCAAGTGGTAACACTAACCACTAAGCCAAATCCATTGTGTGAACAGTTCCATCATCGTATGCCCGTGCTTGTTTTACCTGAGCATATTAACGCATGGTTAGCGCCGGAAAACTCGCAAGCGAATTTATCATCATTAATGTCAGCAATTTCCGATGAAAATCTCTGTGTCACAACAAGCTAG
- a CDS encoding alpha/beta hydrolase-fold protein, giving the protein MSAAPLERITIEPTLPATACVIWLHGLGDSGAGFSPIVPELGLPKNHPVRFVFPHAPEQPVTINQGYVMRSWYDIKSMDLHNRADMQGVLESEVKVRALISEQISAGIPASNIVLAGFSQGGVVSMFTGLRYPEKLAGVMALSCYLPNADALPEQLSEANRETDILQLHGENDDVVPLSAGKMANKLLNEHGYPVTWKTYPMAHSVHPTEIRDIASWLVTRLDLV; this is encoded by the coding sequence ATGTCTGCTGCCCCATTAGAACGAATTACCATCGAACCTACTTTACCTGCTACCGCTTGTGTTATTTGGTTACATGGCTTAGGCGACTCAGGTGCAGGATTTTCACCTATTGTGCCAGAGTTAGGCTTACCTAAAAACCATCCGGTACGTTTTGTTTTCCCACATGCGCCAGAGCAACCCGTAACGATTAACCAAGGTTATGTTATGCGTTCATGGTACGACATTAAAAGTATGGATTTACATAACCGTGCTGATATGCAAGGTGTACTTGAATCTGAAGTTAAAGTAAGAGCATTAATTTCTGAGCAAATTTCTGCAGGCATTCCAGCAAGTAATATTGTTTTAGCCGGCTTTAGTCAAGGTGGTGTGGTAAGTATGTTTACAGGTTTACGTTACCCTGAAAAGCTTGCTGGCGTTATGGCGTTGTCATGTTACTTACCTAATGCTGACGCCTTGCCTGAGCAACTTAGTGAAGCTAACCGTGAGACTGATATTTTACAACTGCATGGTGAAAATGATGATGTAGTGCCACTAAGCGCAGGTAAAATGGCGAATAAATTACTTAATGAGCACGGTTATCCGGTTACTTGGAAAACTTATCCTATGGCTCATAGTGTTCATCCAACTGAAATTCGTGACATTGCTTCATGGTTAGTTACGCGTTTAGATTTAGTTTAA
- a CDS encoding YdbH domain-containing protein has translation MTLAKKSLLAFTFIISVIFLFIVLAYLSRVAIIKSLSEEKLKPYNTSIDCIDFTISIDLSVKINRLCLQTPQADLKFEDISLTLDLAAQQKIKHINISSMSIQGTTTLFNTLKEPSLDNQDLTAKQQLKAYLTQLSEINLPFSINVKEFTYLPFAPESVTGIQSQTKSQTKSQHSSIQKYYIGKFSAINNTLKFSIADHQQNTVIKANISINQSIAAKLARNQLQVGFVSQLAPLKQFLLAHELPLPPATLETLESIAVNGDFESELHYQAEQLSLSSQLKALSISSIEGVKNSGPFALTGALNLNSKINLASDNTSTEPSTNPATILDIEFQKENSLQAKFSHQHLLNYLSKTSLSPELITLLNDNVIQQVIVNPYGNLSYDLNDKRLSLTGVTFNLAIKNNETKVNQLALSNININLNHYLQSENSLLPQSLSTQVKANKSQQNQLSSTGNDNNQQKKLDEILPTAELDFKFEMPLLVSALKGFTHSPVILNLQGVMHQEQTKIIVSFDDSSTLTSNKISIPANQIATNNKQLTIKQVAMQIQGNIATSMPGQVKKSVLSNDQLEVKQTIDVNLHLNSQVNKLRYANVVEINSLSINSNIIGNIDDIKIHAAVIADNLPLGNLVVSGAVNKPKLELTAKQLPLNDLLALNIKLPTDVKLVEGTLSYRVKGQITDLNNVQNSTLDLSVDVASLSGEIANIWVQELNWQQNFQLLNGVLTSLSEQNSPAQENLTVALIDTPTPISKLSINTRWHYEREFKISATKLSGDILGGSFAIPKIQWPLDYKHSVDVQLTHIDLAQVLALDEKQGIVVTGNISGHLPIFYDGEKYTMENGELHNVSNGLIQIMNNPAVSKLKASNTQLQLAFDALQNLHYNQLSSDVSMADDGYMLLETVIKGRNPDIDNDVNLNLNLSYDLIGLLESMSITKQFEEKIIKGLQINKE, from the coding sequence ATGACATTAGCCAAAAAAAGCTTACTCGCCTTTACCTTTATTATTAGCGTAATTTTTCTCTTTATTGTGCTCGCTTACTTATCACGCGTAGCCATCATAAAAAGCTTAAGCGAAGAAAAACTTAAGCCTTACAACACCAGTATCGACTGTATAGATTTTACAATAAGCATAGATTTATCGGTAAAAATAAACCGTTTATGCCTGCAAACGCCACAAGCAGATCTTAAGTTCGAAGATATCAGCCTAACACTTGACTTAGCCGCTCAACAAAAAATTAAGCATATCAACATCTCTTCCATGTCAATTCAGGGTACAACGACCCTTTTTAATACGTTAAAAGAGCCCTCACTGGACAATCAAGACCTTACAGCTAAGCAGCAACTGAAAGCTTATTTAACGCAACTTTCTGAGATTAATTTACCTTTTAGCATTAATGTTAAAGAATTTACTTATTTACCTTTTGCACCTGAAAGCGTCACAGGCATCCAGAGTCAAACTAAGAGTCAAACTAAGAGTCAACACTCATCAATACAAAAATACTATATCGGAAAATTTTCAGCGATAAATAATACGCTAAAGTTTTCAATCGCAGATCATCAACAAAATACCGTAATAAAAGCTAATATTTCTATTAACCAATCAATAGCAGCTAAACTTGCAAGAAATCAACTTCAGGTTGGCTTTGTAAGTCAGTTAGCCCCCTTAAAACAATTTTTATTAGCACATGAACTTCCCTTACCACCTGCAACATTAGAGACATTAGAATCAATAGCTGTTAATGGCGATTTTGAAAGTGAACTACATTATCAAGCAGAGCAATTATCTTTATCGAGTCAATTAAAAGCATTATCGATATCATCAATTGAGGGTGTTAAAAACAGTGGCCCATTTGCACTAACTGGCGCACTTAACCTAAATAGCAAAATAAATTTAGCGTCAGATAATACATCGACTGAACCATCGACTAATCCAGCAACAATACTTGATATTGAATTTCAAAAAGAAAACAGTTTACAGGCAAAATTTAGTCATCAACATTTACTTAATTACCTTAGCAAAACATCACTTTCTCCAGAACTTATTACGCTTTTAAACGACAACGTTATTCAGCAAGTCATAGTGAATCCATATGGTAATTTATCCTATGATTTAAATGACAAGAGGCTTTCATTAACCGGCGTAACGTTCAACTTAGCGATTAAAAATAATGAAACTAAGGTTAATCAGCTTGCCTTAAGTAATATTAATATAAACTTAAATCATTATTTACAAAGCGAGAACAGCCTCCTTCCTCAGAGCTTATCCACCCAAGTAAAAGCCAATAAATCACAACAAAATCAATTGAGCAGTACAGGCAATGATAATAACCAGCAAAAAAAATTAGATGAAATATTGCCAACGGCTGAATTAGATTTTAAGTTTGAAATGCCCTTACTTGTTTCAGCACTGAAAGGCTTTACTCATTCGCCAGTAATACTAAATCTCCAAGGTGTTATGCACCAAGAACAAACAAAAATCATCGTAAGCTTTGACGACAGTTCAACACTAACTAGCAACAAAATATCAATACCTGCAAACCAAATAGCAACAAATAATAAACAGCTGACAATCAAACAAGTTGCTATGCAAATACAGGGGAACATCGCAACAAGCATGCCTGGGCAAGTAAAAAAGAGCGTTCTGAGCAATGACCAATTAGAAGTAAAACAGACCATTGATGTTAATCTACATTTGAATAGTCAGGTTAATAAATTACGCTATGCAAATGTGGTTGAAATCAACTCATTGTCTATTAATAGCAATATTATCGGTAATATCGATGATATTAAAATACATGCTGCTGTTATTGCCGACAACTTACCTCTGGGGAACCTAGTGGTATCCGGTGCAGTCAACAAACCTAAACTGGAATTAACAGCAAAACAATTGCCACTTAACGACCTACTCGCGCTCAATATTAAATTACCCACAGATGTAAAATTAGTTGAAGGTACATTAAGTTACCGTGTGAAAGGTCAAATAACGGATTTAAATAATGTTCAAAACTCAACTTTAGATTTATCTGTTGATGTGGCGTCACTCAGTGGTGAAATAGCCAATATTTGGGTACAAGAGTTAAATTGGCAGCAAAATTTTCAACTTTTAAATGGTGTGTTAACTTCACTGAGCGAACAAAACTCTCCCGCTCAAGAGAATCTTACGGTTGCATTAATAGATACGCCGACACCAATCTCAAAGCTTTCAATTAATACCCGTTGGCATTATGAAAGAGAATTTAAAATTTCAGCCACCAAACTCAGTGGTGATATTTTAGGCGGTAGTTTCGCTATTCCCAAAATTCAATGGCCTCTCGATTATAAACATTCAGTTGACGTTCAGCTTACTCATATAGACTTAGCACAAGTATTGGCGTTAGACGAAAAGCAAGGTATTGTAGTTACAGGCAATATTTCAGGGCATTTACCTATTTTTTATGATGGCGAAAAGTACACTATGGAAAATGGAGAACTACATAATGTCAGTAATGGCCTAATACAAATAATGAATAATCCGGCGGTATCGAAACTTAAGGCCAGTAATACCCAATTGCAGTTAGCTTTTGATGCGTTACAGAATTTACATTACAACCAACTATCCTCTGATGTTTCGATGGCAGACGATGGCTATATGTTATTGGAAACCGTTATTAAAGGTCGCAACCCTGACATCGATAATGATGTAAACCTCAACTTAAATTTAAGTTATGACTTAATAGGCTTGCTGGAATCAATGTCAATTACCAAGCAATTTGAAGAGAAAATCATCAAAGGTTTACAAATAAATAAGGAGTAA
- a CDS encoding DUF2750 domain-containing protein, whose product MSTETTLKSFLNQVKDTQEIWALQDKDSQDWVVLDSVNFENTEVMPLWSTEALAKSHCVQEWADYVPAAISVAEWMEFWVEDLLEDGVIIGLNWQENEACFELELPEFTQALAEVETL is encoded by the coding sequence ATGAGCACAGAAACAACTTTAAAGTCATTTTTAAATCAAGTTAAAGACACTCAAGAAATTTGGGCCCTGCAAGATAAAGATAGCCAAGACTGGGTGGTACTTGATTCAGTAAATTTTGAAAACACTGAGGTTATGCCTCTATGGTCAACCGAGGCACTGGCTAAAAGTCATTGTGTACAAGAGTGGGCAGATTATGTTCCTGCTGCTATATCTGTTGCTGAATGGATGGAGTTTTGGGTTGAAGACTTACTCGAAGATGGCGTTATTATTGGCCTTAATTGGCAAGAAAATGAAGCATGTTTTGAATTAGAGCTTCCTGAGTTTACTCAAGCATTAGCAGAAGTGGAAACCTTATAG
- a CDS encoding YdbL family protein: MNIAKKFIFTLFSTTMAFSAWAVSLDDAKQQGLIGEMKNGYLGVVVNSTETQSLVNDINEKRKNIYLNLARKNEITMEQVMALAGEKAISKTQSGHFIQNSAGQWVKK; the protein is encoded by the coding sequence ATGAACATAGCCAAAAAGTTTATTTTTACACTATTTTCCACCACAATGGCTTTTTCTGCTTGGGCTGTTTCACTTGACGATGCTAAACAACAAGGCCTCATTGGCGAAATGAAAAATGGATACTTAGGTGTAGTGGTCAACAGTACTGAAACACAAAGCTTAGTTAATGATATTAACGAAAAACGTAAAAATATTTATCTAAATTTAGCACGTAAAAATGAAATCACAATGGAGCAAGTAATGGCATTAGCAGGAGAGAAAGCCATTAGTAAAACTCAATCAGGTCATTTTATTCAAAATTCGGCAGGACAATGGGTTAAGAAGTAA
- the sigX gene encoding RNA polymerase sigma factor SigX: protein MNSFNERQLVALVQEGLPYDTQFFQQLVTPYLPKLKGYCIKVLGNQSDAEEAVQETIIKALTNLKGFKWLVSFQSWLFKIAHHECINKMRERRWDIMQYDDDYLDSLEAKQPEENDITTLISTMLESLSFDDRNIMLLRYRTGLDFQEIADICEMKLSAVKMRHKRVLEFLTDHMNSD, encoded by the coding sequence TTGAATTCGTTTAACGAACGCCAACTCGTTGCTTTAGTGCAAGAGGGGTTACCTTATGACACGCAGTTTTTTCAACAGCTGGTCACACCATACTTGCCTAAATTAAAAGGTTATTGTATTAAGGTGCTTGGTAATCAGTCTGATGCTGAAGAAGCAGTACAAGAAACTATCATTAAGGCTCTGACAAATTTGAAAGGGTTTAAGTGGTTAGTGTCATTTCAATCTTGGCTATTTAAAATTGCACATCATGAATGCATAAATAAAATGAGAGAACGTCGTTGGGATATAATGCAATACGATGATGATTACCTCGACAGCCTGGAAGCTAAACAACCTGAAGAAAACGACATAACCACGTTAATTTCAACAATGTTAGAGAGTCTATCTTTTGATGATCGTAATATTATGTTGTTACGTTACCGTACGGGTTTAGATTTTCAGGAAATTGCTGATATTTGTGAGATGAAACTCTCAGCAGTTAAAATGCGTCACAAAAGGGTTCTTGAATTTTTGACTGATCATATGAATTCTGATTAA
- a CDS encoding DUF938 domain-containing protein, whose amino-acid sequence MNKPFSQACENNKSPIFALLTKAFSKSKSVLEVGSGTGQHAVYFAPNMTWLSWQTSDIRLNHEAIKQWLQEYPAGNLLYPIELDLNHPWPIEKVDAIYTANTLHIVSWPLVQAFFSGVSQHLNQQGKLCIYGPFNYQGKYSSDSNADFDIWLKERDSQSAIRDFEAIKALAEQAGLFLEHDHVMPANNRLLEFTKIS is encoded by the coding sequence ATGAACAAACCTTTCTCCCAAGCCTGTGAAAATAATAAATCACCTATATTCGCTTTGTTAACCAAAGCCTTTAGTAAAAGTAAAAGCGTTTTAGAAGTTGGCTCAGGTACCGGACAACATGCGGTATATTTTGCACCAAACATGACGTGGTTAAGTTGGCAAACCAGTGATATACGTTTAAATCATGAAGCTATCAAGCAATGGTTACAGGAGTATCCTGCAGGGAACTTGCTATATCCGATCGAGCTTGATCTTAACCACCCATGGCCAATTGAAAAAGTTGACGCCATTTACACCGCCAATACCTTACACATTGTTAGCTGGCCTTTAGTTCAAGCATTCTTTAGTGGGGTATCTCAACATTTAAATCAACAAGGAAAGCTCTGTATTTATGGGCCCTTTAATTATCAAGGCAAGTACAGCAGTGATAGTAATGCCGATTTTGATATCTGGCTTAAAGAGCGTGATAGCCAAAGTGCTATTCGCGATTTTGAAGCTATAAAAGCATTAGCTGAACAAGCGGGTTTGTTTCTGGAACACGATCACGTCATGCCTGCTAATAATCGTTTACTGGAATTTACAAAGATAAGCTAA
- a CDS encoding YnbE family lipoprotein: MNKILTTFLAMVIISGCTHRVEVSAKEPITINLNLKIDHEIKVKVDRQLDDIFSDNSDVF, from the coding sequence ATGAATAAAATACTAACCACATTTTTAGCTATGGTTATAATCAGTGGCTGTACTCACCGGGTAGAAGTTAGCGCCAAAGAACCCATCACGATTAATTTAAATTTAAAAATTGATCATGAGATCAAAGTGAAAGTTGATAGACAACTTGATGACATTTTTAGTGACAATAGCGACGTATTTTAA